From Faecalicatena sp. Marseille-Q4148:
CTCCGGAATATCGATACCATTTTCCCTCTCTTGTGATCCCGATTCGGATCACCTCATATGTTTTTTCATCTAAATGACTAAGTACTGCATGTGCAGACTGTAATGAAACCGGATATTCTGTAGAACAGCCTCCGAATAATACTGCTATTTTCATAAAATAAAAACCTCCTTACTTTTGATAACATGATTTTATCAAAAGTAAAGAGGTCAATTTTTCGTTTCTCCTCACAGATATAATACAAATTTCTCCGTAAATTCTTTAGATTTTATGAAGATGCCCCGAAGCTTCCGGTTTCACCGCAAGGCAGCTGAATCTCAAACCGAATCACTTCCTCAGCGCTGTAGGCTGTGATTGTTCCGCCATGCAGTTCCACAATCTCTTTGGCAATCGCAAGACCGAGACCGGCACCTCCGCTCTTCGTCGTCCTTGCAGTGTCCAGCCGATAGAATTGTTCAAAAATTCTTGACAGCTTCTCCGGCGGGATCGTTACACCACGGTTTGTACAGGTAATGCAAAGCATTCCTTTCTGATCTTTAGCATAGTTTACCGAAAATACGATTTCTTCATCTTCATAACTGTAGTTGACTGCATTTCGCAGCAGATTGTCAAATACTCGCTGCAGTTTTCCGGCATCGCAGACGATCATCACATCTCTCGGTGCATCAAGCCGGCATGTCAGATGTTTCTCATCCAACATAGGCTGAAATTCAAATGTCAGCTGCTCAAGCATCCGCGTCAGATTCACACGGCTTTTCTCAAGCGTAAGGTTGGACAAATTAAATCTCGTAATCTCAAAAAATTCATTGATAAGATCCTCAAGCCGCTCTGCTTTCTCAAGCGTAATAGATAAATATTTCTCTCTTAACTCTTCCGAAATCTGCTGTTCGTCCCGCAGCAGAGTCAAATAACCGATCACAGAAGTGAGCGGAGTTTTTAAATCATGGGCCAGATAAACGATCAAATCATTCTTCCTCTGTTCTGCCTCTTTTGCCGCTCTGGCATTTCGGTCCACAGCGGACTTTACTTTATTCAAATGCATTTCTGCATCCCGCAGATCCGGAGACAGCTCAATCATCTCTCCCTGTTCTTTGTAAATACTCTCCACACCTGTAAGTACATCGATCAGATACTGAAACGGTTTCCGTAAATACCACAATACCATGAGCAGATATCCCACCATCATACATAAAATAAAAAACAGTTCAATCCGCATCTCAATCCATTTCAGAAAATCGTACAGTGGACCCGGATACCATGTAATCGAAGAAACCACTGCCATCATAAAGAGATATCCGGCAAACATCAAAATCGGAAAGCCGATCATCCCTGCAATTAATTTCACCAGATATCTTCGGAAAATCCGATAGACCGACTGACGTACTGTATTACTTTCTTTCTTACTCAATCTGATACCCCACTCCCCACACAGTTTTTATAAACTTCGGATTCCGCGCCGGTTCATGCAGTTTCTCCCTGATTCTCCCGATATGCGCCATAACCGTATTGTTATTGTCATAATATTTTTCGCCCCAGATTGCTTCAAACAATTCTTCAGACGCCACCACCTTCCCGCGGTGTTCACAAAGGTACCAGAGAATTTCAAATTCCAGCGGCGTCAGCGGCACTTCTTTTCCATACAGTGTACACTTATGCGTTTCTTTATTAATCAATAAGCCACGAATATCATACTCCTGCTCCTGCTCTTCTGTTTGTTTGGACTGTTCTGCCTGATTATACCTCTTATACCGGCGAAGCTGAGTCTTCACGCGTGCAATGACTTCCAGCGGATTGAATGGTTTCAGAATATAATCATCTGCACCGATCGTCAGCCCCATAATCTTGTCCGCATCTGCCACCTTTGCTGTCAGCATGATGACCGGATAAAAATGTTCCTCGCGGATCTTCTGGCAGATTCGAAACCCGTCAATATCCGGTAGCATCACATCTAAAATTGCCAGATCAAGCTTCGTTGTGCGAATACACTCAAGCGCATCTGCTCCATTATAGAATTTATGGATCAAAAACCCGTCATTACCGAGATACAGCTCCAGAAGATCTGCAATCTCCTTTTCATCATCTACAATTAAAATATGTTCTTTCATGTTCTTTCTCCTGTAAGACATTCTTTATTTATTATACAAAACTCTCTTTGGAAATACAATCTTCTCTCTGGTATTCTGCCTGACTTTTGTGTATAATAAAACTATTCAGAAATGTTAGGAGGAATACATCATGAGTATGACAGATAAAGTAAGAAGCGCTATGGTAGCAGCGATGAAGGCAAGTGATAAAGAGACAAAGGAATCCCTTTCTCTTCTCTTATCTGCCCTTAAGAACAAAGCCATCGACAAGCGTGCAGATCTGACGGAAGAGGAAGAAGTTCAGGTCGTATTAAAAGAGATTAAACAGACAAAGGAAACTTTAGAATTAACTCCTGAAGACCGGGCAGACATCATCAACGAATGCAGACAGCGCATCCAGGTGCTTGAACAGTTTGCTCCAAAGATGATGGACGAAGCTGAGATTCGTCAGATCATTGACGAGACATTACAGGAAGTTCAGATAGAAGCTCCGACCGCGAAAGACAAAGGCAAGATTATGAAAGTCCTGATGCCAAAAGTCAAAGGCAAAGCAGATGGCAAGCTTGTGAACGAAATTCTCATGTCTTATTTCCAGTAAAAATATTGGGGACAGCATTTTC
This genomic window contains:
- a CDS encoding HAMP domain-containing histidine kinase — encoded protein: MIGFPILMFAGYLFMMAVVSSITWYPGPLYDFLKWIEMRIELFFILCMMVGYLLMVLWYLRKPFQYLIDVLTGVESIYKEQGEMIELSPDLRDAEMHLNKVKSAVDRNARAAKEAEQRKNDLIVYLAHDLKTPLTSVIGYLTLLRDEQQISEELREKYLSITLEKAERLEDLINEFFEITRFNLSNLTLEKSRVNLTRMLEQLTFEFQPMLDEKHLTCRLDAPRDVMIVCDAGKLQRVFDNLLRNAVNYSYEDEEIVFSVNYAKDQKGMLCITCTNRGVTIPPEKLSRIFEQFYRLDTARTTKSGGAGLGLAIAKEIVELHGGTITAYSAEEVIRFEIQLPCGETGSFGASS
- the vanR gene encoding VanR-ABDEGLN family response regulator transcription factor produces the protein MKEHILIVDDEKEIADLLELYLGNDGFLIHKFYNGADALECIRTTKLDLAILDVMLPDIDGFRICQKIREEHFYPVIMLTAKVADADKIMGLTIGADDYILKPFNPLEVIARVKTQLRRYKRYNQAEQSKQTEEQEQEYDIRGLLINKETHKCTLYGKEVPLTPLEFEILWYLCEHRGKVVASEELFEAIWGEKYYDNNNTVMAHIGRIREKLHEPARNPKFIKTVWGVGYQIE
- a CDS encoding GatB/YqeY domain-containing protein, with the protein product MSMTDKVRSAMVAAMKASDKETKESLSLLLSALKNKAIDKRADLTEEEEVQVVLKEIKQTKETLELTPEDRADIINECRQRIQVLEQFAPKMMDEAEIRQIIDETLQEVQIEAPTAKDKGKIMKVLMPKVKGKADGKLVNEILMSYFQ